The Paenibacillus uliginis N3/975 genome has a window encoding:
- a CDS encoding CPBP family intramembrane glutamic endopeptidase, whose product MKKVLNMIGNIALYLGVFYALLYLLRSTYNYEVTLSFAKFLNRNPAMFMVVLFTLITLVYMLIFRIKGWIWPHAEKSLFRASGFKRLSSSRVLLMIGLGLAGSLFSIGLIVIDDIARQFPSIPALVDDLIRGDSIWYVILGAGLIGPAFEEILFRGLIFSELRRVMPVYVALVLQAAAYAYFQPSAALSVISIGSGLIYGSLYLRTGSLWAPILVQNTAMGTIFLFKYIGFYEWFDKLGDVSLYIITALCLAALIGGSVYVWRSSSNGGISARAGQALTADAPSAAQKGG is encoded by the coding sequence GTGAAAAAAGTGTTGAACATGATAGGGAATATCGCGCTTTATCTCGGGGTCTTTTATGCGCTGCTCTATCTGCTTCGCTCTACTTACAATTACGAAGTGACGCTGTCCTTCGCCAAGTTTCTGAATCGCAACCCGGCCATGTTTATGGTCGTTCTGTTCACGCTGATTACGCTTGTGTACATGCTCATCTTTCGTATCAAAGGATGGATCTGGCCTCATGCGGAAAAAAGTCTGTTCCGCGCGTCGGGCTTCAAACGGCTGAGCTCCTCGCGCGTCTTGCTGATGATTGGCCTGGGTCTTGCCGGAAGCTTGTTCAGCATCGGCCTTATCGTCATTGACGATATTGCGCGGCAATTTCCGTCTATTCCCGCGCTGGTCGACGATCTGATCAGGGGGGATTCGATCTGGTACGTCATTCTGGGCGCCGGCTTGATCGGCCCGGCATTTGAAGAAATATTGTTCAGGGGCCTCATTTTCAGCGAGCTTCGCAGGGTTATGCCGGTATATGTGGCCTTGGTGCTGCAAGCTGCGGCTTACGCCTACTTCCAGCCGAGCGCGGCGCTTTCGGTCATCAGCATCGGTTCGGGCCTGATTTATGGGTCGCTGTATTTGCGCACCGGGTCGCTGTGGGCGCCTATTCTGGTACAGAATACGGCCATGGGCACAATCTTTCTATTTAAATACATCGGGTTCTACGAATGGTTTGACAAGCTGGGCGATGTATCGCTGTATATCATTACAGCGCTCTGTCTGGCTGCGTTGATTGGAGGTTCCGTCTATGTCTGGCGGTCCTCCAGCAACGGCGGCATCAGCGCACGCGCCGGTCAAGCGCTGACGGCTGACGCGCCGTCGGCAGCACAAAAGGGGGGCTGA
- a CDS encoding CPBP family intramembrane glutamic endopeptidase — protein MKGLRIAGNTVLYLVMYAAIVMLVNQALYNWVGDPGLKDWIRGNSGIVLIVSNIIVLAVYLPLLRWQKISLKDLGFVPVRSRSLLLSAGTGVWLGLFIAAFTRLPWIKATFPAISDLVAFVAGGSLIIFMLGSLLLGSLLEEWLFRGMLFHTLSQRLSVLWTVLLQAVLFGAVFMNVTVGAFAALGAIVYGAVRAGSHSLWGSLAAHVCSTGTLYMVLQWAGDWQSGTLGLLALISGLGIVAHVLLLLRGSGGRAEKEQAVSDSITS, from the coding sequence GTGAAGGGATTGCGAATAGCGGGAAATACCGTCTTATATTTGGTCATGTATGCGGCGATTGTGATGCTTGTCAATCAAGCGCTCTACAACTGGGTCGGCGATCCCGGGCTGAAAGACTGGATCCGGGGCAATTCCGGCATTGTGCTGATTGTATCCAATATCATCGTGCTTGCCGTCTATCTTCCGCTGCTGCGCTGGCAAAAAATTTCGCTGAAGGATTTGGGGTTTGTTCCTGTGCGCAGCAGATCGTTGCTGCTGTCTGCAGGGACGGGCGTCTGGCTCGGCTTGTTTATCGCCGCTTTTACCCGTCTTCCGTGGATAAAAGCGACCTTTCCGGCCATTTCGGATCTGGTCGCTTTTGTCGCCGGCGGTAGCCTGATCATTTTTATGCTCGGCAGCTTGCTGCTGGGGTCTTTGCTGGAGGAATGGCTGTTCAGAGGAATGCTGTTCCATACGCTCAGTCAACGTCTTTCGGTTCTGTGGACGGTTCTGCTCCAGGCCGTATTGTTCGGCGCGGTATTTATGAATGTGACGGTTGGCGCATTTGCGGCGCTGGGCGCGATCGTATACGGCGCCGTTCGCGCCGGCTCGCATTCGCTTTGGGGGTCGCTTGCGGCCCATGTGTGCAGCACAGGCACCTTGTATATGGTGTTGCAATGGGCGGGTGATTGGCAGTCCGGTACGCTTGGATTATTAGCTCTGATCAGCGGACTCGGCATCGTGGCTCATGTGTTGCTGCTGCTGCGCGGGAGCGGCGGAAGGGCGGAAAAAGAACAGGCCGTCAGCGATTCTATTACTAGCTAG
- a CDS encoding CPBP family intramembrane glutamic endopeptidase produces the protein MKAWGMMLARVAVVIGLYFAWFFTVTTLFFDYVYPRSTWFEQNTVTVIILNDMVGLPLMLLAWRFIFKENLFKAAQFRVMGGKSVAIALWIGLGAGMFTVAFSRLPAIASDKYQFRELFDYLNRAEWYVFLVFLILGNIYKETLFRGILMNEFRRVLPVWIAIVIQGVLYGALFFFGDIPLSLYGFLGAVIFALLYVWFKSIWAPIAAQVACQGSQYLLWHYGPETTDVTVMSVVMAVAAAMIAVGIFLAVKHRSSISAPLSSEAVTPL, from the coding sequence ATGAAGGCGTGGGGAATGATGCTGGCTCGCGTGGCTGTTGTTATCGGCCTGTATTTTGCATGGTTTTTTACCGTGACGACATTATTTTTCGATTATGTGTACCCCAGAAGCACGTGGTTTGAACAGAACACGGTAACTGTCATTATTTTGAACGATATGGTGGGTTTGCCGCTCATGCTGTTGGCCTGGAGGTTTATATTCAAAGAAAATCTGTTTAAGGCAGCCCAATTCCGCGTGATGGGCGGCAAATCGGTGGCGATCGCTTTATGGATCGGGCTTGGAGCCGGCATGTTTACGGTCGCTTTCTCCCGGCTTCCCGCCATTGCATCGGACAAGTACCAGTTCCGCGAATTGTTTGATTACCTGAACCGCGCGGAATGGTATGTATTTCTGGTTTTCCTGATTCTCGGAAATATTTACAAGGAGACGTTGTTCAGAGGAATTCTGATGAATGAGTTCAGACGCGTGCTTCCGGTTTGGATCGCAATTGTGATTCAGGGCGTGTTGTACGGGGCGTTGTTCTTTTTCGGAGACATTCCGCTGTCGCTGTACGGTTTTCTCGGCGCGGTTATTTTTGCGCTCTTGTATGTCTGGTTTAAATCCATCTGGGCGCCGATTGCCGCGCAAGTCGCATGTCAGGGCAGCCAGTACCTGCTGTGGCATTACGGGCCGGAGACGACGGACGTCACCGTCATGTCCGTCGTGATGGCTGTGGCGGCCGCCATGATTGCGGTAGGCATATTCCTTGCGGTCAAGCATCGCTCTTCGATCTCCGCGCCGCTGTCTTCCGAGGCGGTGACGCCTTTGTGA